DNA from Halogeometricum sp. S1BR25-6:
CGTGCTCGCGTTCCCGTCGTCGCCGCTACAGCCGGCTAGTCCGGTCACGCCTGCCACACCTAGCGCTTTGAGCCAGCTCCGACGGTTGATTCCGTTTCGCTCGCCGTCGCCGCCTCGTTCGTGCATCCGTGACACAGTCTGGAAAAAATAGACAGCGCGTTATCACTCTTCCGGAGCGATTCGGTAGGAACTCGTTCGGTGATTTCTAACGTTGTTGGACGGGTGGTCGAGGATATCCTACAGAGTAGACGAACGGAAGGTTCGTCGGGCAGAATATATCACGGTTTACTGTTTACGACTGGTTCGGCGAAACGGGGCGTCAACCGGGGCGGTCAGTCGTCGCCGTCCTCGTCGACGATGACCACTTCGCCGTCCTCGACGGCGACGTTGATGAGCGTCTTGACGTGGTGGTCGGTGTCGTCGAGTTCGTTCGGGCCGGCCTTCTTGATGACGGCGACGGTGTCGACGACGTCCGCGCCCGTCGACTTCAGGGCGTCGAGCACGGCGCACATCGTCCCGCCCGTCGAGAGTACGTCGTCGAGGACGAGGACGCGGTCGCCCGCCGACACGTCGTTGATGTACATGTCGTTCTCCGAGTAACCGGTCTGCTGGCTCAAAGACACCTCGCCGTCGAGACCGTACTGGCGCTTGCGGATGACGACGAGGGGAATGTCGGTCATCAGCGAGACGGCGGTCGAGATGTGGATGCCCATCGCCGCCGGGGTGACGATCTTGTCGACGTCTTCGAGGTCGGCCTTCCGGATGATCCGGATGACTATCTCGCGGAGGAGGCCGGGTTCGAGCATCGGCACCCCGTCGCTGATGGGGTGGACGAAGTACTCGTAGTCCCCTTTCTCGATAATCGGCGCTTCGAGGAGCGACCGCCGCAACTGGTCCATGTCGCCGGTTCATCGGTTCGGGAATAAAAGCTGGCGGTTCGTTCCCCGCGTACGAGCCGTCCGCACGGTTCGTGCCACCGCCTCACGCGGTCGCTCAGATGCCGAGCAGTTCCATCGCGGCGCGGACGAGTGGTTCTTCGCGTTCGCCGGGATGGACCAGGAGAACCATCCCGCGGCCGCCACAGTACACCTGAAGCAGTTTCCGGCCGTCGAGCATCCCCGATTTGTACTCCACGCGCTTCTGGGTCGGGCGCAGACCTGCGAACAGGCCGTATCGGACGAACTCCTCGCGCATCTCCTCGGCCAACTTCGAGATGGTCGCGGTGAGCGACGGTCGGTCGCCGTACGACGCCGAGAGCGCGTCGCTCACGTGAAACAGGTCGAACGACGTCGCGCCGTAGACGGCGACGAGGTCCAACGGTTCGTCGGCCGCCCGACGCAACGTCCGCATCGTTACGTCGCGGTTCGGACCGGGCCAGTTCGCGCTCTTCATCTGGGCGGGGTCACGTATCATACGCCTTCTCCCTCGTCCCGACGCGGGAGTCTCCCATCCCCCGAATCCACGCCTGGAATATTCACGATGCCTTGATTTTTCTATGAATGTATAAATCTTAGGAGAAATGTTTGCGAGATAGGAATAGTTCGTCGAGCGAGCTGTCGGTGCGGCGCCGTCGGTGCGGCGCCGTCGGACGCGACGGCGGCCGGTTCCGACGGAATCGGGTCCGAGTCAGGCGTCGTCGTCCGCGTCGGACAGTCCCGCCTCCTCGTCCTCGTCTAAGAATCCTTGGTACGGGCAGATGAACTCGTCGCGGATCAGCTGTTCGTCGGCGATTTTGAGCCCCAGCGCGTCCAGTTCCTTGCTGATTCGGTTGAGGTCGTCGTGGTTCCGCCCGATGGCGTTCACGTAGACGTTGCGCTCCCCGGTCATAATCTCGCGGACGGCCGTCACGCCCCGGATGTCCCTCGCCCCGTTCGCGAGCGCGTCCCGGTCCGGAACGGGCGCCGTGCAGATGATCTTAGTGTACAGCGGGTACCCGGCGAGGTCGTAGTCGATGTCGACGTGGTAGCCGCGGATAATTCCGCTGTCTTCCAGCTTGTTGAGTCGCGTTCGGACGGTGCTCGACGACAGGCCGAGTTGCTCCGCGATGTCCGTGGAGGACGTCGCCCTCGCGTCCTGCTGGAGGTAGTATAAGATGTGCCGGTCGACGGAGTCCAGTTCGCCGTCTTTCATCGATGGTGGATGGTGGCGCGCTCGAACGGTATAGTCTTGTTCTGTTGCCCGGTCCGTCGTTCACCCGCGAGGCGCGAGCGTCGCCGCACATATTATGACGGTAACCGACATCTATGACGTATCAATCGTCGACCCGTCAAAATAACCCGCTAATTTATTGCCTCCCGTCGACGAGAGAGAACGAGATTGATTCGACGAACACACGATCTATCCCCCATGACCGGAACAGAGACAACCCAGCCATTCGACGGCGCAGAGGAGACTGCCCAGGCCACCCACTACGTTCTCGGCGGCGCCCACGTCGGCACCGCCATCGCCGAGCGGTTGCGGGACGGCGGCCACCGGGTCGTCATCGTCGACGAGTCCTACGAATCCCGAGACATCCCCGGCGTGACCGGGGACCCGGCGGTGGTCGACGTCCTCTCGGAGTCCGGAGTGGAGAGCGACTCGACGGTCGTCGTCGCGACGCGGTCGGACCGCCGGAACCTGCTCATCGCACAACTCGTCCGGGCCCGGTTCGACGGTCCGCGGGTCATCGCGTTCGTCAACGACCCCGAACGGCGCTCGCTCTTCACGGACGCGGGTCACGAGTCGTTCTGCGTGACGACGACGCTGTCCGACGCGGTGGGTGAGGTCGTGTGAAGGAACTGGAACGCGACCTCGGCCTCCCGTCCGTCCTCGCGATCAGCATCGGGGCGATGATCGGCAGCGGCATCTTCATCCTCCCGGCCCTCGCGCTCGAAATCGCGGGGCCGATGGTGATACTCGCGTACGCGCTCGCGGGCCTGCTCGTCGTGCCGGCCGCCCTCTCGAAGTCCGAGATGGCGACCGCGATGCCCGAAGCCGGCGGAACGTACATCTACATCGAGCGGGGGATGGGTCCGCTGCTCGGCACCATCGCCGGCGTCGGGACGTGGTTCTCCCTCTCGTTCAAGGGGGCGCTCGCGCTGGTCGGCGGCGTTCCGTACCTGCTCTTGCTGTTCGACCTCCCGCTGAAACCGGTCGCGCTGGGGTTGGCGGCGGTGCTGATACTCATCAACGTGGTCGGCGCCAAGCAGACGGGGCGGCTCCAGGTCGCCATCGTCGTCGTCATGCTCGCAGCCCTCGGCTGGTTCGCCGCCGGGAGCGCCCCCGGCGTCCAGTCGGCCAACTACGCCGGTTTCTTCGACGCCGGCGTCGGCGGCCTCCTCGCCGCCACCGGCCTGGTGTTCGTCTCGTACGCCGGCGTCACCAAGGTCGCGAGCGTCGCCGAGGAGGTCGAGGACCCCGGTCGGAACATCCCCATCGGGATACTCGGGTCGCTCGCGTTCACGACGGTCCTGTACGTCGGTATCGTGGCGGTGCTCGTCGGAGTGACGACGCCGGGCAGCGTCGCCGGGTCGCTGACGCCGGTCGCGGTCGCCGCGGAGGCGACGCTCGGTCAGGCCGGCGTCGTCGCGGTCATCCTCGCGGCCATCCTCGCGCTCATCTCGACGGCGAACGCGGGCATCCTCTCCTCCTCGCGGTATCCGTTCGCCATGAGCCGGGACAAACTCGCGCCGCCCTCGCTCTCGACGGTGAGCGAGCGGTTCGGAACGCCGGTGACCTCCATCACGCTCACCGGCGCGGTACTGTTGGTGCTCATCGCGTTCGTCCCCATCCTCGACATCGCGAAACTCGCCAGCGCCTTCCAGATACTCGTGTTCGGCCTCATCAACCTCGCCGTCGTCGCCTTCCGCGAGGGAAGCGCCGAGTACGAACCCGAGTTCACGTCGCCGCTGTACCCGTGGATGCAGGTGTTCGGCGCCGTCACCGGGGCCCTCCTCTTGACGCAGATGGGGACGGTCGCCCTCGTCGGGGCGGCCGTCATCACAGTCGGCAGCGTCGGCTGGTACCTCCTCTACGTCCGGCCGCGGGTGAACCGCGAAGGGGCGGCGACGGACGCGGTCCGCCGGCGCGTCGGCAGAGACGTGCTCGCGGAGACCGAGACGGGAATCGACGACTCCGCCCGCGAGGTCCTCGTCGCGCTGACGAAGAACCTCGACGAGAGTCGCGAGCGGTCGCTGGTCGCCATCGCCGCGGACCTGGTCCGACCCGACGACGGCCGCGTGGTCGTCGTCCGCTTCGAGGAGGTTCCCGACCAGGCTCCGCTCACCGAGGACGTGGCGGTGCAGTCGTCCGACGACCTCTCCTTCGAGACGCGGATGGAGGGGCTCTCGGCGGAGTTGGGCGTCGACGTCGAGGCCGACGAGATAGTGAGCCACGACACGAAGCACGCGGTCGTCAACTTCGCGGAGAGCCGCGGGGTGGACACCGTCGTGGCCGAGCACGAACCGCTTCGGCTCCGGTCTCGGCTGCTCGGCGACCCTATCGACTGGGTCGTCCGCCACGCCCCCTGCGAGGTGCTCCTCGTGGACAACCTCGGGTACGACGCGCCGGAGCGCATCGCCCTCTCCGGGGACGGGGGTCCGTACCTCCCGCTGGCGGTGAACGTCACGGAGGCCCTCGCCGCGGCGAACGGGAGCGGCGTCTCGCTGTGGTACCCCGCCGACCGGAAGGACTCCGACCAGTACGAGCGCACGATCGAGGACTACCAGTCGGAGCTTTCCCGGATGCTCTCGGCGCCGGTTCGCGCGGAGTCGATCAGGGCCGACGGCGGACGCCCGTCGGCGCCGGACCTGGTGGTGCGTCGAGGGACCGACGAGCGGCTCCGGAACGCGCTGCTCGACGAGCGTCCGGTCATCCCGACGCCGGGATGCACGACGATTACCGTCTATCCGCGCCGGTCGGGTCGACCCCGGTTCGCGCGCCGACTCCTCGAACGCCTCACGTTCTGAACATGCTCGCGACACCGATTCCACGGCGCGCCGTCCCCCGGCGAATCGAACGACGACCGCGGTCGGACGACGGGCCGTCGGCGGACGGGTCGACTCCCCCGGCCGGGCGAACCCCGCTCGGCGGAGCGAGACCCGAGAGTCGCCCGGTCGCGACCGTGCGGGCCGACCGAGCCCCGCGCGCCCTTCGCTCCCCGCCTCGCAACCGTCCTCACAGCCGCTCTGGCGGTCGAACCCGCGACAAGGGGCCCGGGGAAAAGAAACGCTTAACGGCCTCGGTCGAAGAATTCACGTTAGATGTTGGTTTCAAGGACTATCGATCTCGTTCCCGTTCGAACCAGAATTTCTCGCCGATGAGGTGGTTTCGTTGACCAGCTCTCGACTACTCGTTCCGGTCTCGGAGTCGGGGACGCTCCGGAGTACGGTCGAGTTCGCCGTCCGTCGAGCCATCGAACGCGCCGAAGAAACCGGTTCGCAGGCGTCGGTCCACTTCGTCTATCCGCTCTCCGAACGGGTCACGGCCGGTTCGGAGACCGAGGAGACGCAGACCGGCCGGTCGCTCCTCGAACGGGTGAGCGTCTGGGCCGAGGAGGACCGCGGCGACGACGAGGAGGCGGTGGCTTTCGAGACGGCGACCATCGGCACCCGACAGTATCTGTTCAGCCCCGGTGATTACGCGGACGTACTCGTGCAGTACGCCCGGAAGAACGACCTCGACACCGTCGTGTTCGACCCCGGATTCAACCCCCTCGGGACGGCGCCGCTGCTCCCGCCGCTGGAGAACGAGGTTCGCCGGGGCGGAATCGAGGTGGAGGAGGCGCCGGTCGGGCGGGAGCGGCGCAATCCGCTCTTGGTGCAGCGCGGAACGATCGCGCAGTTTCTCAGCCTGTTCGTCGTCTCCTACGGCTTCTATCTGTTGCTCGCCGGCTCGTTCGCCGTGTTCGAACTCGTCACGGGAGCGATCACCGCGGCCATCGTCTCCGTGGCGCTGTGGGGAATCTCTCTCACCACGCCGCTGGAGCCGGTTCGGACCGCAAAGCAGGCCGGTCGGTTCGCCCTGTACGTGCCGTACCTGCTGTGGGAGATCGCGAAGGCGAACGTGACCATCGCGTACGTCGTGCTTCACCCCGACCTGCCGATCGACCCCGAGGTGGTCGAGTTCGACGCGGCCGTCTGGTCCGCGTTGCCCGTCACGACGCTCGCCAACAGCATCACGCTCACCCCCGGGACGCTGACGGTCGACGTCTCGCGGCAGCACTTCACGGTGCACACGCTCACCGGCGACTCGCGCGACGACCTGTTCTCCGGCGCCCTCGAACGGGCGGTCCGGTTCGTCTTCTACGGACGGGCGGCCGCGCGCATCCAGACGCCCCTCGAACGCCAACGAGCGGAGGACGAAGAGCAATGACGTTCGTCGAGGACGTGTTGTTGACCGCCGCCGCCGTGTTCGTTCTCACCTCGCTGGTCGGCGTCTTTCGGATCGTCCGGGGACCCACCATGCCCGACCGCGTCATCGCGGTCAACGTCGTCGGGTCGAACGTGGTGATCGTCATCGCGCTGTTGGCGGCCGCCATCGGCGAACCGGGAGCGCTGGACATCGCTCTCGTGTACGCGCTGTTGAACTTCCTGTTGAGCATCGCCATCTCGAAGTTCACCGTCGAGCGGGGAGGGGTACTCTGATGACCCCGCGAGAGATCGCGGTCGTCGCGCTGCTCGCCGGCGGCGTCTTCTTCGCCATCGTCGCCGTCGTCGGACTCGTCCGCCTCCCCGACCTCTACACGCGGGCGCACAGCACCTCGAAGAGCGAGACGCTCGGGGCCGTCCTGACGCTCGCGGCCGTGACGATAGCGTTCGACGGCGGCCTGTCGACGGTCAAGACGGCGCTCCTGTTGTTGTTCATGTTCATCACGAATCCGACCGCCGCACACGCCATCGTTCGGGCGGCGGCCGAGCAGGGTATCGACCCGTGGACCGAGGACGCGGAGGGGGGTGAGCAGTGATCGAAGCGATAGAGGTCGCCCTGCTCGTGTTCGTCGTGAGTTGCGCCTTCGCGACGGCGTTCCTCCGGGACGTGCTCAGTGCGATCATCGCGTTCAGCGCGTACAGCCTGGGCATCGCCATCGTCTGGGTGTACCTCCGCGCGCCCGACGTCGGGCTCACGGAAGCGGCGGTCGGCGCCGGCGTGATGACGATACTGTTCCTGTTGACAATCGCGAAGACGACCCGTCCGACCGACGAGCGCACCATAGAGCGCATTGATTACCGCGCGGCGGCGGTCGCAATCGCCCTCGTCGCCGTCCTCTCGACGACGCTGGTCGCGCTTCCGCCGGTGGGCGCCGCCGACACGGCGGTCGTGACCGACGACGTGACGAGGTACTACCTGGAGAACGCCTACGAGGTGACCGAAGTGCAGAACGCCGTGACGGCCGTCCTCGCGGCGTACCGCGGGTTCGACACGATGGGGGAGGCCGCCGTCGTCTACGCGGCGGGGGTCAGCCTCCTCGTCGTCCTCAAAAAGGAGGTATTCGAATGAGCACGGACACCGAGACGCCCGAGACCGAGTCGACCGAGCGGCAATCACCGTACGTCGAGAGTCCGCTCATCATGACGACCGTCCGCGTGATCATGCCGTTCGTCTTCACGCTCGGACTGTTCGTGATGTTCCACGGGGCGGACTCCTCCGGCGGCGGCTTCCAGGGGGGCGTCATCGTCGGGACCGTCGTCATCATGCTGGGTATCGCGTTCGGAATCGAGGCGACCCGCGACTGGATCGGACCGAAGCTTCCCATCGTGATGATCTGCCTCGGCGTCCTCGCGTT
Protein-coding regions in this window:
- the hpt gene encoding hypoxanthine/guanine phosphoribosyltransferase, translating into MDQLRRSLLEAPIIEKGDYEYFVHPISDGVPMLEPGLLREIVIRIIRKADLEDVDKIVTPAAMGIHISTAVSLMTDIPLVVIRKRQYGLDGEVSLSQQTGYSENDMYINDVSAGDRVLVLDDVLSTGGTMCAVLDALKSTGADVVDTVAVIKKAGPNELDDTDHHVKTLINVAVEDGEVVIVDEDGDD
- a CDS encoding Lrp/AsnC family transcriptional regulator; the encoded protein is MKDGELDSVDRHILYYLQQDARATSSTDIAEQLGLSSSTVRTRLNKLEDSGIIRGYHVDIDYDLAGYPLYTKIICTAPVPDRDALANGARDIRGVTAVREIMTGERNVYVNAIGRNHDDLNRISKELDALGLKIADEQLIRDEFICPYQGFLDEDEEAGLSDADDDA
- a CDS encoding NAD(P)-binding protein; the encoded protein is MTGTETTQPFDGAEETAQATHYVLGGAHVGTAIAERLRDGGHRVVIVDESYESRDIPGVTGDPAVVDVLSESGVESDSTVVVATRSDRRNLLIAQLVRARFDGPRVIAFVNDPERRSLFTDAGHESFCVTTTLSDAVGEVV
- a CDS encoding amino acid permease, coding for MKELERDLGLPSVLAISIGAMIGSGIFILPALALEIAGPMVILAYALAGLLVVPAALSKSEMATAMPEAGGTYIYIERGMGPLLGTIAGVGTWFSLSFKGALALVGGVPYLLLLFDLPLKPVALGLAAVLILINVVGAKQTGRLQVAIVVVMLAALGWFAAGSAPGVQSANYAGFFDAGVGGLLAATGLVFVSYAGVTKVASVAEEVEDPGRNIPIGILGSLAFTTVLYVGIVAVLVGVTTPGSVAGSLTPVAVAAEATLGQAGVVAVILAAILALISTANAGILSSSRYPFAMSRDKLAPPSLSTVSERFGTPVTSITLTGAVLLVLIAFVPILDIAKLASAFQILVFGLINLAVVAFREGSAEYEPEFTSPLYPWMQVFGAVTGALLLTQMGTVALVGAAVITVGSVGWYLLYVRPRVNREGAATDAVRRRVGRDVLAETETGIDDSAREVLVALTKNLDESRERSLVAIAADLVRPDDGRVVVVRFEEVPDQAPLTEDVAVQSSDDLSFETRMEGLSAELGVDVEADEIVSHDTKHAVVNFAESRGVDTVVAEHEPLRLRSRLLGDPIDWVVRHAPCEVLLVDNLGYDAPERIALSGDGGPYLPLAVNVTEALAAANGSGVSLWYPADRKDSDQYERTIEDYQSELSRMLSAPVRAESIRADGGRPSAPDLVVRRGTDERLRNALLDERPVIPTPGCTTITVYPRRSGRPRFARRLLERLTF
- a CDS encoding monovalent cation/H+ antiporter subunit E produces the protein MTSSRLLVPVSESGTLRSTVEFAVRRAIERAEETGSQASVHFVYPLSERVTAGSETEETQTGRSLLERVSVWAEEDRGDDEEAVAFETATIGTRQYLFSPGDYADVLVQYARKNDLDTVVFDPGFNPLGTAPLLPPLENEVRRGGIEVEEAPVGRERRNPLLVQRGTIAQFLSLFVVSYGFYLLLAGSFAVFELVTGAITAAIVSVALWGISLTTPLEPVRTAKQAGRFALYVPYLLWEIAKANVTIAYVVLHPDLPIDPEVVEFDAAVWSALPVTTLANSITLTPGTLTVDVSRQHFTVHTLTGDSRDDLFSGALERAVRFVFYGRAAARIQTPLERQRAEDEEQ
- a CDS encoding cation:proton antiporter, producing MTFVEDVLLTAAAVFVLTSLVGVFRIVRGPTMPDRVIAVNVVGSNVVIVIALLAAAIGEPGALDIALVYALLNFLLSIAISKFTVERGGVL
- the mnhG gene encoding monovalent cation/H(+) antiporter subunit G, translated to MTPREIAVVALLAGGVFFAIVAVVGLVRLPDLYTRAHSTSKSETLGAVLTLAAVTIAFDGGLSTVKTALLLLFMFITNPTAAHAIVRAAAEQGIDPWTEDAEGGEQ
- a CDS encoding DUF4040 domain-containing protein, with product MIEAIEVALLVFVVSCAFATAFLRDVLSAIIAFSAYSLGIAIVWVYLRAPDVGLTEAAVGAGVMTILFLLTIAKTTRPTDERTIERIDYRAAAVAIALVAVLSTTLVALPPVGAADTAVVTDDVTRYYLENAYEVTEVQNAVTAVLAAYRGFDTMGEAAVVYAAGVSLLVVLKKEVFE
- a CDS encoding MnhB domain-containing protein; this translates as MSTDTETPETESTERQSPYVESPLIMTTVRVIMPFVFTLGLFVMFHGADSSGGGFQGGVIVGTVVIMLGIAFGIEATRDWIGPKLPIVMICLGVLAFLLTGMGSVLLGGGFLEYSAYGFYHATKYGIEFVELAIGLVVSGIVTGLFFVIASGLRNNWSDTQ